In Streptomyces sannanensis, the DNA window TCAGGGCCGCCGAACAACTCGGCATCGAGATCCCCCGGTTCTGCGACCATCCGCTCCTCGACCCGGCCGGCGCCTGCCGCCAGTGCATCGTCGAGGTCGAGGGCCAGCGCAAGCCGATGGCGTCCTGCACGATCACCTGCACCGACGGAATGGTCGTCAAGTCGCAGCTCACCTCACCGGTTGCCAGGAAGGCGCAGGAGGGCGTGATGGAGCTGCTGCTCATCAACCATCCGCTGGACTGCCCGGTGTGTGACAAGGGCGGCGAGTGCCCGCTCCAGAACCAGGCCATGTCGCACGGCCATGCCGAGTCCCGCTTCGAGGGCAGCAAGCGCACCTACGAGAAGCCGGTCCCGATCTCCACCGAGATCCTGTTGGACCGTGAGAGGTGCGTGCTGTGCGCGCGCTGCACCCGCTTCTCACAGCAGATCGCGGGCGATCCGATGATCGAGCTGGTCGAGCGCGGCGCACTGCAGCAGGTCGGCACGGGTGAGGGCGACCCCTTCGAGTCGTACTTCTCCGGGAACACCATTCAGATCTGCCCGGTCGGCGCGCTGACGTCGGCGGCGTACCGGTTCCGCTCCCGCCCCTTCGACCTGGTGTCGTCGCCGAGCGTGTGCGAGCACTGCGCGGGCGGCTGTGCGACCCGTACCGACCACCGGCGCGGCAAGGTGCTGCGACGGCTCGCGGCCAATGACCCCGAGGTCAACGAGGAGTGGCTCTGCGACAAGGGGCGGTTCGCCTTCCGGTACGCGCAGGGCCGCGACCGGATCACCACCCCGCTGGTGCGCAACGAGCAGGGCGAGCTGGAACCGGCGAGCTGGCCGGAGGCGCTGGAGGCGGCGGCCCGGGGGCTCGCGGCGGCGCGTGACCAGGCCGCCCGCACCGGAGGTGCCGGAGTCTCGGTCCTGACCGGCGGGCGGCTCACCGTCGAGGACGTCTACGCCTACAGCAAGTTCGCCAGGGTCGCCCTCGGCACCAACGACATCGACTTCCGGGCGCGCGTGCACTCCTCCGAGGAGGCGGACTTCCTGGCCGCGACCGTGGCCGGGCGGGGCCGTTCCATCGACGGCAGCGGTGTCACGTACACCTCGCTCGAACAGGCCCCGGCCGTACTGCTCGCCGGGATCGAGTCCGAGGAGGAGGCCCCCGGTGTCTTCCTGCGGCTGCGCAAGGCCTGGCGCAAGCACGGCCAGCGCACCTTCGCCCTCGCCTCGCACGCCACCCGCGGCCTGACCAAGGCGGGCGGCATGCTGCTGCCCGCCGCGCCCGGCACCGAGACCGAGTGGCTGGACGCCCTGGCCGGAGAGATCGGCCTCAACGAGGACGGCGCCAAGGCCGCGGAGGCGCTGCGCGCTCCGGGCGCGGTGATCGTCGTCGGAGAGCGGCTGGCCGGTGTGCCGGGTGCGCTCAGCGCGGCTGTGCGCCTGAGGTCCGCGACCGGCGCGGCGCTGGTGTGGATCCCGCGCCGGGCCGGTGAGCGCGGTGCCGTCGAGGCGGGCGCGCTCCCTGCGCTGCTGCCCGGCGGCCGCCCGGCCACCGACCCGCGGGCCCGGGAGGAGGTCGCGGCCGCCTGGGGCGTACGCGAGCTCCCGCACCGCTACGGCCGCGACACCGGCCAGATCATCGAGGCCGCGGCCTCCGGCGAACTGGGCGCGCTCCTCGTCGCAGGCGTCGAGGTCGCCGACCTGCCGGACCCGGCGCGGGCGCTGCGCGCACTCGACGAGGTCGGCTTCCTGGTGTCGCTGGAGCTGCGCACCAGCGAGGTGACGGAGCGGGCGGACGTGGTCCTCCCGGTCGCGGCCGTGGCGGAGAAGCCCGGCACCTTCCTCAACTGGGAGGGCAGGGCCAGGCCGTTCGAGGCGGCGCTGAAGCCGGACCAGATGACCCGGTCGCTCGCACCGACGGACACCCGGGTGCTGCACATGCTGGCCGACGCCCTTGCCCGCGCCGCAGGCGCTGATGAATACAGCCACTTCGCGCTGCCGGATGTACAGGCCGTGCGCCGGGAGATGGAGCGGCTCGGCTCGTGGGACGGCGCCTACGCCTCCGAGCCCGTGGAGAACACCCGGCCGCTGCCCCGCCTCGGCGAGGGCGAGGCCGTTCTCGCCGGACACCGGATGCTGCTCGACCAGGGCCGCCTCCAGGACTTCGAGGAGGCCCTGGCCGGCACCCGGCATGCCGCGGTCGCCCGGCTGTCCGCCGCCACCGCGGCCGAGACCGGTGTCAAGGACGGCGACCTGCTGGCCGTCACCGGCCCGGCCGGCGAGGTCCGCCTCCCGCTCCAGGTGACCGAGATGCCCGACCGCGTGGTCTGGCTCCCGCTCAACTCCACGGGCGGCGGCGTTCCGCGCGACACGGGTGCACGTCCCGGCGCCGCGGTCCGCATCGGTCCGGCGGTGACGCCGGAGGCCGAGCCCACCGACGTACCGGAGGTGCAGTCGTGATCACCCCGCAGAGCGTCCTCGCCGCCGAGGATCTCTCCATGTTCGGGAGTGACCCCTGGTGGCTGGTCGTCATCAAGGCGGTGTTCTGCTTCGCCTTCCTGATGGTCACCGTCCTCGTCTCCATCGTCATGGAGCGCAAGGTCGTCGCCTGGATGCAGCTGCGCATCGGCCCGAACCGGCACGGTCCCTGGGGGATGCTGCAGTCCCTCGCGGACGGCGTCAAGCTGATGCTCAAGGAGGACGTGGTCGTCAAGCGCGCGGACAAGGTGGTCTACATCCTTGCTCCGATCGTCGCCGCGATCCCGGCCTTCATGGCGATTGCGGTGATCCCCTTCGGCCCGGCCGGCAACGAGATCTCGATCTTCGGCCAGCGGACCACCATGCAGCTGACCGACCTGCCGATCGCGGTGCTCTACATCCTCGCGGTCGCCTCCGTCGGCATCTACGGCATCGTGCTCGCCGGCTGGTCCTCCGGTTCGACGTATCCGCTGCTCGGAGGCCTGCGCTCCTGCGCGCAGATGATCTCGTACGAGATCGCGATGGGCGCGGCCTTCGCCTCGGTCTTCCTCTACTCCGGGTCGATGTCGACCTCGGCGATCGTCGAGGCGCAGCAGGACCGCTGGTTCATCGTCCTGCTGCCGGTCTCCTTCCTGATCTACGTCGTGACGATGGTGGGCGAGACCAACCGCGCGCCCTTCGACATGCCGGAATCCGAGGGCGACCTGGTCGGTGGCTTCAACACCGAGTACAGCTCCATCAAGTTCGCGATGTTCATGCTCGCCGAGTACGTCAACATGGTCACCGTCTCGGCCCTCTCGGTCACGCTCTTCCTGGGCGGCTGGCGCGCGCCGGCGCCGATCTCGACGTACTGGGAGGGCGCGAACCACGGCTGGTGGCCGCTGCTCTGGTTCGTCGTCAAGGTGAATCTGCTGCTGTTCGTCTTCGTCTGGCTGCGGGGCACGCTGCCGCGGGTCCGCTACGACCAGCTGATGAAGCTCGGCTGGAAGGTCCTCATCCCGGTCTCGGTCGTCTGGCTGATGCTGGTCGCGACCGTACGGGCGCTGCGGAACGAGAGCTACGACTTCCAGCAGATCCTGCTCTATGTCGCGGGCGGGGTGCTCACCGTACTGCTGCTGTCCTTCGTCATCGACTTCTACCGCGACAAGAAGGCGAAGGCCGTCTCCGCCAAGGAGGCCGCACCCGCCTTCGACCCGATGGCGGGCGGCTTCCCGGTCCCGCCGCTGCCCGGACAGACCCTGCCGCCGGCGCCCCGGCGACGGCCGCGATGGGGGTCCTCCCGGGCGAGCGGAGCCGAGCCCGGGGGAGAGCGCGAGTTGATTGTCAGTGGTGGGGCGGACACTGTAAGTGACGGAAAGGAGGCTGACGGTGTCTGAGCGATCCGAGGAATCCGAGGGCAAGTTCCTGAATCCGGTGGCCGGCTTCGGCGTGACCTTCAAGGGCATGTTCAAGAGGCGGCTGACCGAGCAGTACCCGGAACAGCAGAAGACCACGGCGCCGCGCTTCCACGGCCGGCACCAGCTCAACCGCCATCCGGACGGCCTCGAGAAGTGCGTCGGCTGCGAGCTGTGCGCCTGGGCCTGCCCGGCCGACGCCATCTATGTGGAGGGTGCGGACAACACCGACGAGGAGCGCTACTCGCCGGGCGAGCGGTACGGCCGCGTCTATCAGATCAACTACGCCCGCTGCATTCTGTGCGGTCTGTGCATCGAGGCCTGCCCGACGCGAGCTCTCACGATGACCAATGACTTCGAACTGGCCGACACCAGCCGCGAATCCCTCATCTACACGAAGGAGCAGCTGCTGGCGGGGCTCGAGGAGGGCATGGTCGACACCCCGCACGCGATCTTCCCGGGCATGGACGAGCAGGACTACTACCGCGGCCGCGTGACGGAGGCCGCGCCCGGCACGAAGCGTCAGGTCGCGGTCTCCCAGGGCGAGCGCCCCGACGAGGCCGGGCGAGAGGCGGAAGAAGAGGTGGACGCATGAGCAGCCTCGCCGCGTACAGCACCTCCACCGGGGAGGCTGTCCAGTTCTGGGTGCTGGGTACGGTCGCCGTGCTCGGTGCGCTCGGGACGGTTCTGATGAGAAGAGCCGTGCACAGCGCGCTGAGCCTCGCCGGGACCATGATCGTCCTGGCGGTCTTCTATCTCGCCAACGGGGCGTACTTCCTGGGCATCGTCCAGATCGTCGTCTACACCGGCGCGATCATGATGCTCTTCCTCTTCGTCGTCATGCTGGTGGGTGTCACCGCGGCGGACTCGCTGAAGGAGACCATCAAGGGCCAGCGCTGGTGGGCCGCCGCCTGCGGGCTCGGCTTCGGCATCCTGCTCGCCGCCGGCATCGGCAATGCCTCGCTGAAGGAGTGGAGCGGCCTGGGCCAGGCCAACGCGGGCGGCAATGTCGAAGGACTCGCCGCCCTCATCTTCACCAAGTACGTCTTCGCCTTCGAAGTCACCGGCGCCCTGCTCATCACGGCCGCGGTCGGTGCGATGGTGCTCACCCACCGGGAGCGGACCGAGCGCGCCAGGACGCAGCGCGAGCTGTCCGAGCAGCGGGTACGCGAGGGCAGGCACGTGCCGCCGCTGCCGGCCCCCGGTGTGTACGCCCGGCACAACGCGGTGGACATCGCGGGCCTGCTGCCGGACGGCACCCCGTCCGAACTGACCGTCAACAAGACGCTGCGGGCCCGCGGCCAGATCCGTGATGTGTCGGCCGAGGCCCTGGGCGAGCTCAAGGCGATCGAGCAGCGCGCCGCGGAGCGCCTGGAGCGCGGAGAGGTGACGAAGTGAGCCCTGTCAACTACCTCTATCTCGCCGCCCTGCTGTTCACCATCGGCGCGGCCGGGGTGCTGATCCGGCGGAACGCGATCGTGGTCTTCATGTGCATCGAGCTGATGCTCAATGCCTGCAACCTCGCGTTCGTCGCCTTCTCCCGGATGCACGGCAATCTCGACGGCCAGATCATCGCCTTCTTCACGATGGTCGTCGCTGCCGCGGAGGTCGTCGTCGGGCTCGCGATCATCGTGTCGGTCTTCCGTTCCCGCCACTCGGCCTCGGTCGACGACGCCAGTCTGATGAAGCTCTGAGGGGTCGCTGAATCGTGGAGAACTTGATCGCGCCGCTGATCGCGGCGCCACTGCTCGGAGCGGCCGTACTGCTGTGCGGCGGGCGGCGGCTGGACCGTTCGGGACCCTGGATCGGCACCCTGCTCGCGGCCGTGTCCTTCGTGATCGGCGTGGTGCTCTTCGCCGATCTGCTGGGCCGGGGCACGAAGGACCGCACCCTGCACCAGCACCTGTTCAGCTGGATCCCGGTGGAGGGCTTCCAGGCCAATGTGGCTTTCCAGCTCGACCAGCTGTCGATGACCTTCGTGCTGCTGATCACCGGCGTGGGCTCACTGATCCATGTGTACTCGATCGGGTACATGGCGCACGACGAGCGCAAGCGCCGTTTCTTCGGCTACCTGAACCTCTTCCTCGCGGCGATGCTGTTGCTGGTTCTCGCCGACAACTACCTGCTGCTGTACGTCGGCTGGGAGGGCGTCGGTCTCGCCTCGTACCTGTTGATCGGGTTCTGGCAGCACAAGCCGAGCGCGGCGACCGCGGCGAAGAAGGCGTTCCTGGTCAACCGGGTCGGCGACATGGGGCTGTCCATCGCCGTCATGCTGATGTTCGCCTTCTTCGGGACCTTCACCTTCGGTCCGGTCCTGGGAGCGACAGATGCGGCCGGCGAGGGGAAGCTGACGGCGATCGGCCTGATGCTGCTGCTCGCCGCGTGCGGCAAGTCCGCGCAGGTACCGCTGCAGTCCTGGCTCGGGGACGCCATGGAGGGCCCGACCCCGGTCTCGGCCCTGATCCACGCGGCCACGATGGTGACGGCGGGCGTGTACCTCATCACCCGCTCCGGTGAGATCTTCAACGCCGCGCCCGACGCCCAGTCGGCGGTCGTGGTCGTCGGTGCGGTCACCCTTCTCTTCGGGGCGATCGTCGGCTGTGCGAAGGACGACATCAAGAAGGCCCTCGCGGCCTCCACGATGTCGCAGATCGGCTACATGATCCTGGCGGCGGGCCTCGGCCCGATCGGCTACGCCTTCGCGATCATGCACCTGGTCACCCACGGCTTCTTCAAGGCCGGGCTGTTCCTCGGTGCGGGCTCCGTCATGCACGGCATGAACGACGAGGTCGACATGCGCAAGTACGGCGGGCTGCGGAAGTACATGCCCGTCACCTTCATCACCTTCGGCCTGGGCTATCTCGCCATCATCGGCTTCCCCGGCCTGTCCGGCTTCTGGTCCAAGGACAAGATCATCGAGGCGGCCTTCGCCAAGGGCGGTACCGAGGGCTGGATCCTCGGTGGAGCGGCCCTGTTGGGCGCGGCCATCACGGCGTACTACATGACACGCGTGATGCTGATGACCTTCTTCGGTGAGAAGCGCTGGCAGCCCGCCCCCGACCCGGACAAGACGCCCGGCGTCGAGCCCGGCATCGAGGTGCACCCCGGCGAGATGCCGCATCCGCACGAGTCGCCGAGGTCGATGACCGTCCCGATGATCATGCTGGCCTTCGGATCGGTCTTCGCGGGCGCGCTGTTCAGCCTCAACGAATCCTTTGTGAAGTGGCTGGAGCCGGTCACCGGCTTCGAGCACGGACATCCGCCGGTCGGTGCCGGCGTGATCACCACCTCGACGGTCGTGGTGCTGCTCATCGGCGCCGGCATCGCCTACGCCCAGTACGGACGGCGTCCGGTCCCGGCCGTCGCTCCGCGCGGCAGCGTGCTGACCCGGGCCGCACGGCGCGATCTGCTCCAGGACGACTTCAACCACGTCGTGCTGGTCCGCGGCGGCGAGCACCTCACCCGCTCCCTGGTGTACGTCGACCACACGATGGTCGACGGAGTCGTCAACGGCACGGCGGCCTCGGTCGGTGGGCTCTCCGGCCGGCTGCGCAGGCTGCAGAACGGCTTCGCCCGCTCCTACGCGGTCTCGATGTTCGGCGGTACGGCGATCCTGATCGCCGCCACCCTGCTGATGAGGGCGGTCTGACCCATGGCATTTCCCCTTCTGACGGCGACGGCCGCGCTCCCCGCGATCGGTGCGATCGCCACGGCCGCCGTCCCGGCGGCCCGGCGGACCGCGACCAAATGGCTGGCGCTGGGCTTCTCGCTCGCCACACTCTTCCTCGCCGCGGCCGTCGCCGTACGCTTCGAACCCGGCGGCGGCCGTTACCAGCTCACCGAATCGCATGCCTGGATCAAGGACTTCGGGGTCCGTTACGAACTGGGCGTGGACGGCATCGCGGTCGCGCTGATCCTGCTCACCGCGGTGCTGATCCCCTTCGTCATCCTGGCCGGCTGGCACGACGCCGATCCTTCCCCAAGCTCTCCGCTTCGTTCGAGCAGGGGAGGCCCCAATGAGACCAAGGCGCCTTATCAGTGGCGGCCCACTCAGGGCTTCTTCGCGCTGATCCTCGGCGTCGAGGCGATGGTGATCCTCTCCTTCGAGGCCACCGACGTCTTCCTCTTCTACATCTTCTTCGAAGCCATGCTCATCCCGATGTACTTCCTCATCGGAGGCTTCGGGGACCGGGCCCACGCTGCAGGTGACGAGGCGGCGGCGACCCAGCGGACGTACGCGGCGGTCAAGTTCCTGCTGTACAACCTGGTCGGCGGCCTGATCATGCTGGCCGCGGTCATCGGGCTGTACGTCGTCGCGGGGAGCTTCTCGCTCCAGGAGATCACCGCGGCCCGTGCCGGCGGCTCGTTGGACATGGCCACCAACACCGAGCGGCTGCTCTTCCTCGGCTTCTTCTTCGCTTTCGCGGTGAAGGCCCCCCTGTGGCCGCTGCACACCTGGCTGCCCAACGCCATGGGTGAGGCGACGGCGCCGGTCGCCGTGCTGATCACCGCGGTCGTCGACAAGGTCGGCACCTTCGCGATGCTGCGTTTCTGCCTCCAGCTCTTCCCGGAGGCGAGCAAGTGGGCGACGCCGGTCATCCTGGTACTCGCCCTGATCAGCATCGTCTACGGCGCGCTTCTCGCGGTCGGACAGCGCGACATCAAGCGGCTGGTGGCCTACGCGTCGATCTCGCACTTCGGCTTCATCATCATGGGCATCTTCGCGATGACGAGCCAGGGCCAGTCCGGCGCCACCCTCTACATGGTCAACCACGGGATCTCCACCGCCGCGTTGATGCTGGTGGCGGGCTTCCTCATCGCGCGGCGCGGCTCGCGGCTCATCGCTGACTACGGCGGCGTCCAGAAGGTGGCTCCGGTGCTGGCCGGGACCTTCCTGATCGGCAGCCTCGCCACGCTGTCGCTGCCCGGCCTCGCGCCGTTCGTCAGTGAATTCCTGGTGCTGGTCGGCACGTTCACGCGTTACCCGGCGATCGGCGTCATCGCCACCTTCGGCATCGTCCTGGCCGCGCTCTACACCCTCGTCCTCTACCAGCGGACGATGACCGGCCCGGTCCGGCCGGCCGTGCGGGCCATGCCGGATCTGCGGGTGCGTGAGCTGCTGGTGATCGCTCCGCTGATCGCACTGCTGATCTTCCTCGGCGTCTATCCGAAGCCGCTGACCGAGATCGTCAACCCGGCCGTGAAGTACACCCTGTCCGACGTACAGAAGACCGACCCCAAGCCCGAGGTGGAGGCGGCCAAGTGAGCGCAGCAATGGCTGTCCACAGCCTGTGGACGACGGCGGCGTCCGAGCCGATCGACAAGATCCCGACCCCGCACATCGAATACGCCCAACTGGCACCCACACTGATCGTCTTCGGTGCCGCGGTCCTGGGCGTGCTGGTCGAGGCGTTCGTCCCGCGCCGGGCCCGTTACTCCATGCAGGTCTTCCTGTCGGTGGTCTCGCTCGCCGCCGCCTTCGCGGCGGTGGTCGGCCTGGCGGCCGGCGGATACGGCACCACCAAGGCGAAGATCGCCGCGATGGGCGCCATCGCGGTCGACGGCCCGGCGCTGTTCCTCCAGGGCGTGATTCTGCTGGCCTCGCTGATCGCCGTGTTCACCTTCGCCGAGCGCAGGCTCGACCCGGCGGCGCACGGCAACCGGGTGGACTCCTTCGCCGCGCAGGCCGCGTCCGTGCCGGGCAGCGAGAGCGAGAAGGCGGCGGTCAAGGCCGGGCTGACCACCACCGAGGTGTTCCCGCTCGCCCTCTTCGCCATCGGCGGCATGCTGATCTTCCCGTCGGCGAACGATCTGCTGACCCTCTTCGTCGCCCTCGAGGTCTTCTCCCTGCCGCTGTATCTCCTGTGCGCGCTGGCCCGCCGCAAGCGGCTGCTGTCGCAGGAGGCCGCGGT includes these proteins:
- a CDS encoding NADH-quinone oxidoreductase subunit G, producing MTAAVPPEDLVTLTIDGIETSVPKGTLVIRAAEQLGIEIPRFCDHPLLDPAGACRQCIVEVEGQRKPMASCTITCTDGMVVKSQLTSPVARKAQEGVMELLLINHPLDCPVCDKGGECPLQNQAMSHGHAESRFEGSKRTYEKPVPISTEILLDRERCVLCARCTRFSQQIAGDPMIELVERGALQQVGTGEGDPFESYFSGNTIQICPVGALTSAAYRFRSRPFDLVSSPSVCEHCAGGCATRTDHRRGKVLRRLAANDPEVNEEWLCDKGRFAFRYAQGRDRITTPLVRNEQGELEPASWPEALEAAARGLAAARDQAARTGGAGVSVLTGGRLTVEDVYAYSKFARVALGTNDIDFRARVHSSEEADFLAATVAGRGRSIDGSGVTYTSLEQAPAVLLAGIESEEEAPGVFLRLRKAWRKHGQRTFALASHATRGLTKAGGMLLPAAPGTETEWLDALAGEIGLNEDGAKAAEALRAPGAVIVVGERLAGVPGALSAAVRLRSATGAALVWIPRRAGERGAVEAGALPALLPGGRPATDPRAREEVAAAWGVRELPHRYGRDTGQIIEAAASGELGALLVAGVEVADLPDPARALRALDEVGFLVSLELRTSEVTERADVVLPVAAVAEKPGTFLNWEGRARPFEAALKPDQMTRSLAPTDTRVLHMLADALARAAGADEYSHFALPDVQAVRREMERLGSWDGAYASEPVENTRPLPRLGEGEAVLAGHRMLLDQGRLQDFEEALAGTRHAAVARLSAATAAETGVKDGDLLAVTGPAGEVRLPLQVTEMPDRVVWLPLNSTGGGVPRDTGARPGAAVRIGPAVTPEAEPTDVPEVQS
- the nuoH gene encoding NADH-quinone oxidoreductase subunit NuoH translates to MFGSDPWWLVVIKAVFCFAFLMVTVLVSIVMERKVVAWMQLRIGPNRHGPWGMLQSLADGVKLMLKEDVVVKRADKVVYILAPIVAAIPAFMAIAVIPFGPAGNEISIFGQRTTMQLTDLPIAVLYILAVASVGIYGIVLAGWSSGSTYPLLGGLRSCAQMISYEIAMGAAFASVFLYSGSMSTSAIVEAQQDRWFIVLLPVSFLIYVVTMVGETNRAPFDMPESEGDLVGGFNTEYSSIKFAMFMLAEYVNMVTVSALSVTLFLGGWRAPAPISTYWEGANHGWWPLLWFVVKVNLLLFVFVWLRGTLPRVRYDQLMKLGWKVLIPVSVVWLMLVATVRALRNESYDFQQILLYVAGGVLTVLLLSFVIDFYRDKKAKAVSAKEAAPAFDPMAGGFPVPPLPGQTLPPAPRRRPRWGSSRASGAEPGGERELIVSGGADTVSDGKEADGV
- the nuoI gene encoding NADH-quinone oxidoreductase subunit NuoI, yielding MSERSEESEGKFLNPVAGFGVTFKGMFKRRLTEQYPEQQKTTAPRFHGRHQLNRHPDGLEKCVGCELCAWACPADAIYVEGADNTDEERYSPGERYGRVYQINYARCILCGLCIEACPTRALTMTNDFELADTSRESLIYTKEQLLAGLEEGMVDTPHAIFPGMDEQDYYRGRVTEAAPGTKRQVAVSQGERPDEAGREAEEEVDA
- a CDS encoding NADH-quinone oxidoreductase subunit J, producing MSSLAAYSTSTGEAVQFWVLGTVAVLGALGTVLMRRAVHSALSLAGTMIVLAVFYLANGAYFLGIVQIVVYTGAIMMLFLFVVMLVGVTAADSLKETIKGQRWWAAACGLGFGILLAAGIGNASLKEWSGLGQANAGGNVEGLAALIFTKYVFAFEVTGALLITAAVGAMVLTHRERTERARTQRELSEQRVREGRHVPPLPAPGVYARHNAVDIAGLLPDGTPSELTVNKTLRARGQIRDVSAEALGELKAIEQRAAERLERGEVTK
- the nuoK gene encoding NADH-quinone oxidoreductase subunit NuoK, with protein sequence MSPVNYLYLAALLFTIGAAGVLIRRNAIVVFMCIELMLNACNLAFVAFSRMHGNLDGQIIAFFTMVVAAAEVVVGLAIIVSVFRSRHSASVDDASLMKL
- the nuoL gene encoding NADH-quinone oxidoreductase subunit L — encoded protein: MENLIAPLIAAPLLGAAVLLCGGRRLDRSGPWIGTLLAAVSFVIGVVLFADLLGRGTKDRTLHQHLFSWIPVEGFQANVAFQLDQLSMTFVLLITGVGSLIHVYSIGYMAHDERKRRFFGYLNLFLAAMLLLVLADNYLLLYVGWEGVGLASYLLIGFWQHKPSAATAAKKAFLVNRVGDMGLSIAVMLMFAFFGTFTFGPVLGATDAAGEGKLTAIGLMLLLAACGKSAQVPLQSWLGDAMEGPTPVSALIHAATMVTAGVYLITRSGEIFNAAPDAQSAVVVVGAVTLLFGAIVGCAKDDIKKALAASTMSQIGYMILAAGLGPIGYAFAIMHLVTHGFFKAGLFLGAGSVMHGMNDEVDMRKYGGLRKYMPVTFITFGLGYLAIIGFPGLSGFWSKDKIIEAAFAKGGTEGWILGGAALLGAAITAYYMTRVMLMTFFGEKRWQPAPDPDKTPGVEPGIEVHPGEMPHPHESPRSMTVPMIMLAFGSVFAGALFSLNESFVKWLEPVTGFEHGHPPVGAGVITTSTVVVLLIGAGIAYAQYGRRPVPAVAPRGSVLTRAARRDLLQDDFNHVVLVRGGEHLTRSLVYVDHTMVDGVVNGTAASVGGLSGRLRRLQNGFARSYAVSMFGGTAILIAATLLMRAV
- a CDS encoding NADH-quinone oxidoreductase subunit M; this translates as MAFPLLTATAALPAIGAIATAAVPAARRTATKWLALGFSLATLFLAAAVAVRFEPGGGRYQLTESHAWIKDFGVRYELGVDGIAVALILLTAVLIPFVILAGWHDADPSPSSPLRSSRGGPNETKAPYQWRPTQGFFALILGVEAMVILSFEATDVFLFYIFFEAMLIPMYFLIGGFGDRAHAAGDEAAATQRTYAAVKFLLYNLVGGLIMLAAVIGLYVVAGSFSLQEITAARAGGSLDMATNTERLLFLGFFFAFAVKAPLWPLHTWLPNAMGEATAPVAVLITAVVDKVGTFAMLRFCLQLFPEASKWATPVILVLALISIVYGALLAVGQRDIKRLVAYASISHFGFIIMGIFAMTSQGQSGATLYMVNHGISTAALMLVAGFLIARRGSRLIADYGGVQKVAPVLAGTFLIGSLATLSLPGLAPFVSEFLVLVGTFTRYPAIGVIATFGIVLAALYTLVLYQRTMTGPVRPAVRAMPDLRVRELLVIAPLIALLIFLGVYPKPLTEIVNPAVKYTLSDVQKTDPKPEVEAAK